A genomic segment from Streptomyces sp. NBC_00654 encodes:
- a CDS encoding polysaccharide deacetylase family protein, translating to MQPVRQKEKLATKRRGPGSLVLAALLVAVIGSGCAAGPDGGGAGAPDKRDGPGAGQPGGPAQQAGPARAPDTRAQEAKRKQAARAAAAKKWGLAGVPLAAPAPPVVKPRITTREGFEVTDGDALPPVFTTVPTKERIVFLTMDDGAEKDPELLRMMTELDIPYSAFLSDYVIDDDYGYFAQMQKRGVTLNNHTLNHRYLPGLSYGEQKKEICDQQANIEKRYGKRPTLFRPPYGNYNRDTLAVAKSCGVTAVPLWSAEAFPDHMEWREWDRDLHPGDIILTHFRGREDWKGSMPDMIRRVMKTITDKGYAVARLEDYV from the coding sequence ATGCAGCCAGTAAGACAAAAGGAAAAATTGGCCACGAAGAGGCGCGGACCGGGCTCCTTGGTTCTGGCGGCGCTGCTGGTCGCCGTGATCGGCTCCGGATGCGCCGCCGGCCCGGACGGCGGCGGCGCGGGCGCCCCGGACAAGCGGGACGGGCCCGGCGCCGGACAGCCGGGCGGACCGGCCCAGCAGGCCGGACCCGCCCGCGCCCCGGACACGCGCGCCCAGGAGGCCAAGCGGAAACAGGCCGCCCGTGCCGCCGCGGCGAAGAAGTGGGGGCTGGCCGGGGTCCCGCTGGCGGCCCCGGCGCCGCCCGTGGTGAAGCCGCGTATCACCACCCGCGAGGGCTTCGAGGTCACGGACGGCGACGCGCTGCCTCCCGTCTTCACCACCGTTCCCACCAAGGAGCGGATCGTCTTCCTCACCATGGACGACGGCGCGGAGAAGGACCCCGAGCTGCTGCGGATGATGACGGAACTCGACATCCCGTACAGCGCGTTCCTCAGCGACTACGTCATCGACGACGACTACGGCTACTTCGCGCAGATGCAGAAGCGCGGCGTCACCCTCAACAACCACACGCTGAACCACCGCTATCTGCCCGGCCTCTCGTACGGCGAGCAGAAGAAGGAGATCTGCGACCAGCAGGCCAACATCGAGAAGCGCTACGGGAAGCGGCCCACGCTCTTCCGGCCGCCGTACGGCAACTACAACCGCGACACCCTGGCCGTCGCGAAGTCCTGCGGGGTGACGGCCGTGCCCCTGTGGTCCGCCGAGGCGTTCCCCGACCACATGGAGTGGCGCGAATGGGACCGGGACCTGCACCCGGGCGACATCATCCTCACCCATTTCCGCGGGCGCGAGGACTGGAAGGGCTCCATGCCGGACATGATCCGACGGGTCATGAAGACGATCACCGACAAGGGGTACGCGGTGGCCAGGCTGGAGGACTACGTATGA
- a CDS encoding carbohydrate ABC transporter permease → MKRARTSRAAAVLLGPFFVLFTLAMLVPIGYAVWLSLFTEKQSGLGFGGTETVFSGLDNYAAALGDRAFREGFVVLLGYCLFYIPLLLIGALALALLLDSTLARARRFFQLALFLPHAVPGIIAALIWVYLYTPQLSPVVSAMEHGGIGFDFFSPEGALPSIVNIALWEWLGYNMVIFYAALQAIDRSVLEAATVDGAGAWRIALSIKIPLIRASVAMVALFTIIGSLQLFTEPLILNKGTGSAVSSTWTPNMYAYTAAFERNDYGLAAAASILLALTAALLSFVVTRFTGRKGKKA, encoded by the coding sequence ATGAAGCGCGCCCGGACATCCAGAGCCGCCGCCGTCCTGCTGGGGCCCTTCTTCGTACTGTTCACCTTGGCCATGCTCGTGCCGATCGGATACGCGGTCTGGCTCAGCCTGTTCACCGAGAAGCAGTCCGGACTGGGCTTCGGCGGCACCGAGACCGTCTTCAGCGGCCTCGACAACTACGCGGCGGCCCTGGGCGACCGGGCCTTCCGCGAGGGCTTCGTCGTTCTGCTCGGATACTGCCTCTTCTACATTCCGCTGCTGCTCATCGGGGCCCTCGCCCTCGCCCTGCTGCTGGACTCCACGCTGGCCCGCGCCCGCCGGTTCTTCCAGCTCGCGCTCTTCCTGCCGCACGCCGTGCCCGGCATCATCGCCGCGCTGATCTGGGTGTACCTCTACACGCCCCAGCTCAGCCCGGTCGTCAGTGCCATGGAGCACGGCGGGATCGGCTTCGACTTCTTCTCCCCCGAAGGCGCTCTTCCCTCCATCGTCAACATCGCGCTGTGGGAATGGCTCGGCTACAACATGGTGATCTTCTACGCCGCGCTCCAGGCCATCGACCGCTCCGTACTCGAAGCGGCCACGGTCGACGGCGCCGGCGCCTGGCGGATCGCCCTGTCCATCAAGATCCCGCTGATCCGCGCCTCCGTGGCGATGGTCGCGCTGTTCACGATCATCGGCTCGCTCCAGCTGTTCACCGAACCGCTGATCCTCAACAAGGGAACGGGCTCGGCCGTCTCCTCCACCTGGACACCGAACATGTACGCGTACACCGCGGCCTTCGAGCGCAACGACTACGGGCTCGCCGCGGCCGCCTCCATCCTGCTGGCCCTCACCGCCGCGCTGCTCTCCTTCGTCGTCACCCGCTTCACCGGCCGGAAGGGCAAGAAGGCATGA
- a CDS encoding substrate-binding domain-containing protein, translating into MRESAAERHDRLLDLVRERGSARVSDLASLLGVSPVTARRDVEDLAVRGLLDRVHGSVSWPRDATPAPAAAPGPGAAGPGGGMVLGMLAPSATYYFAEVIRGAHEAAARAGARLILRISDYRPEEDHARTEGLLAAGAEGMLVAPGWRRPGDPAAFGDWITSLPVPTVLLERQPAAGSPLDALDRVCSDHRHGVLLAVRHLVGLGHGAPLLMARADSPTAVAVRSGYEEALSVLKLRAPQDVIDSVPAELAPDGFEDAVLALRDAVTSGVATAALIHNDVDAIQVVQRLAELGVRVPEDLALIAYDDEVAALADTPLTAVAPPKREVGRHATELLVERLAQARGTGGAAPRRHLSLLPELRVRSSCGAPLG; encoded by the coding sequence GTGCGCGAAAGTGCTGCTGAACGTCATGACCGACTGCTGGACCTGGTCCGTGAACGGGGCTCGGCCCGCGTCTCGGATCTGGCCTCCCTGCTGGGGGTCTCCCCCGTCACGGCCCGCCGGGACGTGGAGGATCTGGCGGTACGGGGCCTGCTCGACCGGGTGCACGGCTCCGTGTCCTGGCCGCGGGACGCCACGCCCGCGCCCGCCGCGGCCCCCGGTCCGGGTGCCGCCGGTCCGGGGGGCGGGATGGTCCTCGGCATGCTCGCGCCCTCCGCGACGTACTACTTCGCCGAGGTGATCCGTGGAGCGCACGAGGCGGCGGCGCGGGCCGGCGCCCGGCTGATCCTGCGGATCTCCGACTACCGCCCGGAGGAGGACCACGCCCGCACCGAGGGCCTGCTCGCGGCGGGCGCCGAGGGCATGCTGGTCGCGCCCGGGTGGCGGCGGCCCGGCGACCCGGCGGCGTTCGGCGACTGGATCACCTCGCTGCCCGTGCCCACCGTGCTGCTGGAGCGGCAGCCCGCCGCCGGCTCCCCGCTCGACGCCCTGGACAGGGTCTGCTCGGACCACCGGCACGGGGTGCTGCTGGCCGTGCGCCACCTGGTGGGACTGGGCCACGGCGCGCCGCTGCTGATGGCCCGCGCGGACTCCCCGACGGCGGTCGCCGTGCGGTCCGGGTACGAGGAGGCGCTGAGCGTGCTGAAGCTGCGCGCCCCGCAGGACGTGATCGATTCCGTACCGGCCGAGCTGGCCCCGGACGGCTTCGAGGACGCGGTGCTGGCCCTGCGCGACGCGGTCACCTCCGGGGTGGCCACGGCGGCGCTGATCCACAACGACGTGGACGCGATCCAGGTGGTGCAGCGCCTGGCCGAGCTGGGTGTACGGGTGCCGGAGGACCTGGCCCTGATCGCGTACGACGACGAGGTGGCGGCCCTCGCCGACACCCCGCTCACCGCGGTGGCGCCGCCGAAGCGCGAGGTGGGGCGGCACGCCACGGAACTGCTGGTGGAGCGGCTGGCGCAGGCCCGCGGCACGGGCGGTGCCGCGCCCCGCCGGCATCTGTCGCTGCTCCCCGAACTGCGGGTCAGGTCCTCCTGCGGAGCCCCCCTGGGGTAG
- the groES gene encoding co-chaperone GroES, with protein MSTTSTKVAIKPLEDRIVVQPLDAEQTTASGLVIPDTAKEKPQEGVVLAVGPGRFENGERLPLDVKTGDVVLYSKYGGTEVKYNGEEYLVLSARDVLAIVEK; from the coding sequence GTGTCGACCACCAGCACCAAGGTTGCGATCAAGCCGCTTGAGGACCGCATTGTGGTCCAGCCGCTCGACGCCGAGCAGACCACGGCTTCTGGCCTGGTCATTCCGGACACCGCCAAGGAGAAGCCCCAGGAGGGCGTCGTCCTGGCCGTGGGCCCGGGTCGCTTCGAGAACGGCGAGCGCCTTCCGCTCGACGTCAAGACCGGCGATGTCGTTCTGTACAGCAAGTACGGCGGCACCGAGGTGAAGTACAACGGCGAGGAGTACCTCGTCCTCTCGGCCCGCGACGTGCTCGCGATCGTCGAGAAGTAA
- a CDS encoding VOC family protein, producing MQKIRPCLWFDNQAEEAAGHYVSVFGGDSRIVDIAHYTEASPGVTGSVMTVEFVLAGQEYIALNGGPEFSFTEAVSLSVDCADQAEVDRLWDALSEGGEESMCGWLKDKYGLSWQIVPRVLGELLGGPDRARAERVMTAMLGMRKLDVQALRDA from the coding sequence ATGCAGAAGATCAGGCCATGCCTGTGGTTCGACAACCAGGCGGAGGAGGCGGCCGGCCACTATGTGTCCGTCTTCGGGGGCGACTCCCGGATCGTGGACATCGCCCACTACACCGAGGCGTCCCCCGGCGTGACCGGCTCGGTGATGACCGTGGAGTTCGTCCTCGCGGGCCAGGAGTACATCGCGCTCAACGGCGGCCCGGAGTTCTCGTTCACCGAGGCGGTCTCGCTCTCCGTCGACTGCGCCGACCAGGCCGAGGTGGACCGCCTGTGGGACGCGCTCTCCGAGGGCGGCGAGGAGAGCATGTGCGGCTGGCTCAAGGACAAGTACGGGCTGTCCTGGCAGATCGTCCCGCGCGTGCTGGGAGAGCTGCTCGGCGGCCCGGACAGGGCCAGGGCCGAGCGGGTCATGACGGCCATGCTGGGCATGCGGAAGCTGGACGTCCAGGCGCTGCGCGACGCGTGA
- a CDS encoding hydroxyacid dehydrogenase, which translates to MPHATDNRPKALLAMAPGIAERLLAERHHTRLAALTRTDTRLVGHDLAAPTPEVAAALAEAEVLFTCWGATPLTAEVLAAAPRLRAVVHAAGSVKHHITDACWERGITVTSAAAANALPVAEYTVAAILFANKRVLHAAQRYRTLRADHDWRDELDGTGNYRRTVGIVGASRIGRRVIELLRPFDLDVVLYDPYLSEEEAAALGVGSASLAQVCARSSVLSVHAPQLPATHHLIGAEQLALLPDGATLINTARGSLVDEEALLPELVSGRLHAVLDVTEPELPPSHSPLYDLPNVLLTPHIAGSLGNELYRMADRSLDELERFARGLPFADPVTPGVLPHSA; encoded by the coding sequence ATGCCCCACGCCACTGACAACCGGCCGAAAGCCCTGCTGGCGATGGCCCCCGGCATCGCCGAACGCCTCCTCGCCGAACGCCACCACACCCGGCTGGCCGCCCTCACCCGCACGGACACCCGGCTCGTCGGCCATGACCTGGCCGCTCCGACACCCGAGGTGGCCGCCGCACTCGCCGAGGCCGAGGTGCTGTTCACCTGCTGGGGAGCGACCCCGCTCACCGCCGAGGTACTGGCCGCCGCCCCGCGGCTGCGCGCCGTCGTGCACGCCGCCGGATCGGTGAAGCACCACATCACCGACGCGTGCTGGGAGCGCGGGATCACCGTCACCTCCGCCGCGGCGGCGAACGCGCTGCCGGTCGCCGAGTACACGGTGGCCGCGATCCTGTTCGCCAACAAGCGCGTCCTGCACGCCGCCCAGCGCTACCGCACACTGCGCGCCGACCACGACTGGCGCGACGAACTGGACGGCACCGGCAACTACCGCCGGACCGTCGGCATCGTCGGAGCCTCCCGCATCGGCCGCCGGGTGATCGAGCTGCTGCGCCCGTTCGATCTGGACGTGGTGCTCTACGACCCGTACCTCTCCGAGGAGGAGGCCGCCGCGCTGGGGGTCGGGTCCGCGTCGCTGGCGCAGGTGTGCGCGCGCAGCTCGGTCCTCTCCGTCCACGCGCCGCAGCTCCCGGCCACCCACCACCTCATCGGCGCGGAGCAGCTGGCACTGCTGCCGGACGGGGCGACGCTGATCAACACGGCGCGGGGTTCGCTGGTGGACGAGGAGGCGCTGCTGCCGGAGCTGGTGAGCGGGCGGCTGCACGCGGTGCTGGACGTCACGGAGCCCGAACTCCCGCCGTCGCACTCCCCGTTGTACGACCTGCCGAACGTCCTGCTGACCCCGCACATCGCGGGCTCGCTCGGCAATGAGCTGTACCGGATGGCCGACCGGTCCCTGGACGAGCTCGAACGTTTCGCCCGGGGGCTGCCGTTCGCGGATCCGGTGACGCCGGGAGTGCTGCCCCACTCGGCGTGA
- the groL gene encoding chaperonin GroEL (60 kDa chaperone family; promotes refolding of misfolded polypeptides especially under stressful conditions; forms two stacked rings of heptamers to form a barrel-shaped 14mer; ends can be capped by GroES; misfolded proteins enter the barrel where they are refolded when GroES binds), whose product MAKILKFDEDARRALERGVNKLADTVKVTIGPKGRNVVIDKKFGAPTITNDGVTIAREVELDDPYENLGAQLVKEVATKTNDVAGDGTTTATVLAQALVREGLRNVAAGASPAALKKGIDAAVKAVSEELLATARPIDDKSDIAAVAALSAQDTQVGELIADAMDKVGKDGVITVEESNTFGLDLEFTEGMAFDKGYLSPYMVTDQERMEAVLDDPYILIHQGKIGSIQELLPLLEKVIQAGGSKPLLIIAEDVEGEALSTLVVNKIRGTFNAVAVKAPGFGDRRKAMLGDIATLTGATVIAEEVGLKLDQAGLDVLGTARRVTVSKDDTTIVDGGGDTADVKGRVNQIKAEIESTDSDWDREKLQERLAKLAGGVCVIRVGAATEVELKEKKHRLEDAISATRAAVEEGIVSGGGSALVHAVKVLEGNLGKTGDEATGVAVVHRAAVEPLRWIAENAGLEGYVITSKVSELDKGQGFNAATGEYGDLVKAGVIDPVKVTRSALENAASIASLLLTTETLVVEKPAEEEAEAGHGHGHSH is encoded by the coding sequence ATGGCGAAGATTCTGAAGTTCGACGAGGACGCCCGTCGCGCCCTTGAGCGCGGCGTCAACAAGCTTGCCGACACGGTCAAGGTGACGATCGGCCCCAAGGGCCGCAACGTCGTCATCGACAAGAAGTTCGGCGCTCCCACCATCACCAACGACGGTGTCACCATCGCGCGTGAGGTCGAGCTCGACGACCCGTACGAGAACCTCGGTGCCCAGCTCGTGAAGGAGGTGGCGACCAAGACCAACGACGTAGCGGGTGACGGCACCACCACCGCCACCGTGCTGGCCCAGGCGCTCGTCCGCGAGGGTCTGCGCAACGTCGCCGCGGGCGCCTCCCCGGCCGCCCTGAAGAAGGGCATCGACGCCGCGGTCAAGGCCGTGTCCGAGGAGCTCCTCGCGACCGCCCGTCCGATCGACGACAAGTCCGACATCGCCGCCGTGGCCGCGCTCTCCGCGCAGGACACCCAGGTCGGCGAGCTCATCGCGGACGCGATGGACAAGGTCGGCAAGGACGGTGTCATCACCGTCGAGGAGTCCAACACCTTCGGTCTGGACCTCGAGTTCACCGAGGGCATGGCCTTCGACAAGGGCTACCTGTCCCCGTACATGGTGACCGACCAGGAGCGTATGGAGGCCGTCCTCGACGACCCGTACATCCTGATCCACCAGGGCAAGATCGGCTCCATCCAGGAGCTGCTCCCGCTGCTGGAGAAGGTCATCCAGGCCGGTGGCTCCAAGCCGCTCCTGATCATCGCCGAGGACGTCGAGGGCGAGGCGCTCTCCACCCTCGTCGTCAACAAGATCCGCGGCACCTTCAACGCCGTCGCGGTGAAGGCCCCGGGCTTCGGCGACCGCCGCAAGGCCATGCTCGGTGACATCGCCACCCTCACGGGTGCGACCGTCATCGCCGAGGAGGTCGGCCTCAAGCTCGACCAGGCCGGTCTGGACGTGCTGGGCACCGCCCGTCGCGTGACCGTCTCCAAGGACGACACGACCATCGTCGACGGCGGCGGCGACACGGCCGACGTCAAGGGCCGCGTCAACCAGATCAAGGCCGAGATCGAGTCCACGGACTCCGACTGGGACCGCGAGAAGCTCCAGGAGCGCCTCGCGAAGCTGGCCGGCGGCGTCTGCGTGATCCGCGTCGGTGCCGCCACCGAGGTGGAGCTCAAGGAGAAGAAGCACCGTCTGGAGGACGCCATCTCCGCGACCCGCGCCGCGGTCGAGGAGGGCATCGTCTCCGGTGGTGGCTCCGCTCTGGTCCACGCCGTCAAGGTCCTGGAGGGCAACCTCGGCAAGACCGGCGACGAGGCCACGGGTGTCGCGGTCGTGCACCGTGCCGCCGTCGAGCCGCTGCGCTGGATCGCCGAGAACGCCGGCCTCGAGGGCTACGTCATCACCTCGAAGGTCTCCGAGCTCGACAAGGGCCAGGGCTTCAACGCCGCCACCGGCGAGTACGGCGACCTGGTGAAGGCCGGCGTCATCGACCCGGTCAAGGTCACCCGCTCCGCCCTGGAGAACGCCGCGTCCATCGCGTCGCTGCTGCTCACGACCGAGACCCTGGTCGTCGAGAAGCCGGCCGAGGAAGAGGCCGAGGCCGGTCACGGCCACGGTCACTCCCACTAG
- a CDS encoding ABC transporter substrate-binding protein, with protein MSRSRSRTSHVIVGAATALAVLTACGGSGDDSAAPGSDGKPVSITFWGWAKGSKEVVDAFNASHKNIKVVYEEIPSGNAGGYAKISNAVKAGNAPDLVSIEYPQLPEFVSQGALQDISQYVTDDVKKKLLPQAVELTTLGGKNWAVPFDASPQAFYYRQDLFKKYGVEVPTTWDGFRKAAEEVKKADKKARIGTFFPDDPTTFQAMAWQAGAQWYKAEGDTWKVSTTDAATTKVADYWQGLLDDDLIRANASFSPEWTNSLKNGGTVGYLGAAWGAGVLKGTLPEQSGKWAVAPMPSWDGKPASGMLGGSTFAVSKNSKKAEAAVEFATWMSTTEDGIKARIESGTSSAFPAAAELRPVAKKAFDASFYGGTDIYQVFEGAATSIGQNWAWGPTTGTSNTVIKDQFGKVASGGSTISEAVKAGHDATVAELKKRGLKVEDAG; from the coding sequence GTGAGCCGCAGTCGGAGCAGAACGTCCCATGTCATAGTCGGCGCCGCCACCGCCCTCGCCGTTCTCACGGCCTGCGGCGGCAGCGGTGACGACTCCGCAGCCCCCGGAAGCGACGGGAAGCCCGTCAGCATCACCTTCTGGGGCTGGGCCAAGGGATCCAAGGAGGTCGTTGACGCGTTCAACGCCTCGCACAAGAACATCAAGGTCGTCTACGAGGAGATCCCCTCCGGCAACGCGGGCGGCTACGCCAAGATCTCCAACGCGGTGAAGGCGGGCAACGCCCCCGACCTGGTCAGCATCGAGTACCCGCAGCTGCCCGAGTTCGTCAGCCAGGGCGCCCTCCAGGACATCAGCCAGTACGTCACCGACGACGTCAAGAAGAAGCTGCTGCCGCAGGCGGTGGAGCTGACCACGCTGGGCGGCAAGAACTGGGCCGTCCCCTTCGACGCCTCGCCGCAGGCGTTCTACTACCGCCAGGACCTGTTCAAGAAGTACGGCGTCGAGGTCCCCACCACCTGGGACGGCTTCCGCAAAGCCGCCGAAGAGGTCAAGAAGGCCGACAAGAAGGCCCGTATCGGCACCTTCTTCCCCGACGACCCGACCACCTTCCAGGCGATGGCCTGGCAGGCCGGGGCCCAGTGGTACAAGGCCGAGGGCGACACCTGGAAGGTCTCCACCACGGACGCGGCCACCACCAAGGTCGCCGACTACTGGCAGGGACTGCTCGACGACGACCTGATCCGGGCCAACGCCTCCTTCAGCCCGGAGTGGACCAACTCCCTCAAGAACGGCGGCACCGTCGGCTACCTCGGCGCCGCCTGGGGCGCGGGTGTCCTGAAGGGCACGCTGCCCGAGCAGAGCGGCAAGTGGGCGGTCGCCCCGATGCCCAGCTGGGACGGCAAGCCGGCCAGCGGCATGCTCGGCGGCTCCACGTTCGCGGTGTCGAAGAACAGCAAGAAGGCCGAGGCCGCCGTCGAGTTCGCGACCTGGATGTCCACCACCGAGGACGGCATCAAGGCCCGGATCGAGTCCGGTACGTCGAGCGCCTTCCCGGCCGCGGCCGAGCTGCGCCCCGTGGCGAAGAAGGCCTTCGACGCGAGCTTCTACGGCGGCACGGACATCTACCAGGTGTTCGAGGGCGCCGCGACGTCCATCGGCCAGAACTGGGCCTGGGGCCCGACGACCGGCACCTCCAACACCGTGATCAAGGACCAGTTCGGCAAGGTCGCCAGCGGCGGTTCGACGATCTCCGAAGCGGTGAAGGCGGGCCATGACGCCACTGTCGCCGAGCTCAAGAAGCGCGGCCTGAAGGTCGAGGACGCCGGCTGA
- a CDS encoding carbohydrate ABC transporter permease: protein MNSSTRPSRWMSRTAVNGFLLLAVVYMLFPLVWLVTAATKDTGDLLAGSAFSFDGFNLGENLSNLASYGDGIYFRWYLNSLLYAGGGAIVCSLICVAAGYAFDKYEFRGKEKLFGLVLMGVLVPTTALALPMYLLASEIGLVNTYWSVLIPVLVNPFGVYLARVFCTGYIPNEALEAARIDGAGELRTFWSIGLPMVMPGFVTVFLFQFTAIWNNFFLPLVMLSDRKLFPLSLGLYSWNTNTHGEPSFYPLVVTGSLLAVIPLIVAFVSLQRHWKAGLTAGSVK, encoded by the coding sequence ATGAACTCATCGACCCGCCCCAGCCGCTGGATGTCCAGAACCGCGGTCAACGGCTTCCTGCTCCTCGCGGTCGTCTACATGCTCTTCCCCCTCGTCTGGCTGGTCACCGCCGCCACGAAGGACACCGGGGACCTGCTCGCGGGCAGCGCGTTCTCCTTCGACGGCTTCAACCTCGGCGAGAACCTGTCGAACCTCGCCTCCTACGGCGACGGCATCTACTTCCGCTGGTACCTCAACAGCCTCCTGTACGCCGGTGGCGGCGCCATCGTCTGCTCGCTGATCTGTGTGGCCGCGGGCTACGCCTTCGACAAGTACGAATTCCGGGGCAAGGAGAAGCTGTTCGGCCTGGTCCTGATGGGCGTGCTGGTGCCCACCACCGCGCTGGCCCTGCCGATGTATCTCCTGGCCTCCGAGATCGGCCTGGTCAACACCTACTGGTCGGTGCTGATCCCGGTGCTGGTCAACCCGTTCGGCGTATATCTCGCACGGGTGTTCTGCACCGGCTATATCCCGAACGAGGCGCTGGAGGCCGCCCGGATCGACGGGGCGGGCGAGCTGCGCACCTTCTGGTCGATCGGTCTGCCCATGGTCATGCCGGGCTTCGTGACGGTCTTCCTCTTCCAGTTCACCGCGATCTGGAACAACTTCTTCCTCCCCCTGGTGATGCTGTCGGACCGCAAGCTCTTCCCGCTGAGCCTCGGTCTGTACTCCTGGAACACCAACACGCACGGCGAGCCGAGCTTCTACCCGCTCGTCGTCACCGGCTCCCTCCTCGCCGTCATCCCCCTGATCGTCGCCTTCGTCTCGCTGCAACGGCACTGGAAGGCGGGTCTGACCGCCGGAAGCGTCAAGTGA
- a CDS encoding methyltransferase domain-containing protein yields MDRVNAPTPTGPAGPTDPLAAFAALRTPEGTGLLAALRDHDPAQELATATRLRRTHPADLVSAALGQARLRQRAVAKFGAEDAYRMFFTPNGVEQATRTSVAAHRAGRFASLGVRSVADLCCGIGGDAIALARAGIRVLAVDRDPLTAEVARANAEALGLADLIEVRCADVTEIGTSAYDAVFVDPARRGGRGRIFDPEAYSPPLSWATAAALKAPRAALKIAPGVPHEAIGPQAEAEWISDGGDVKEAVLWFGEGFTPGSYRATLLPSAATLTAAAPLPAPPVGPVGRYLYEPDGAVIRAHLVADIVERCGGRLIDETIAYITSDTAYTSPYTTAYEITDRLPFGMKKLKALLREREVGVLTVKKRGSAVEPEELRRRMKLQGPHSATVFLTRVAGAPTMLIGHPVGG; encoded by the coding sequence ATGGACCGGGTGAACGCACCTACCCCCACCGGTCCCGCCGGCCCCACGGACCCGCTCGCCGCCTTCGCCGCCCTGCGTACGCCGGAGGGCACCGGACTCCTGGCCGCGCTGCGGGACCACGACCCCGCGCAGGAGCTGGCCACCGCCACCCGGCTGCGCCGTACGCACCCGGCGGATCTGGTGTCGGCGGCGCTGGGGCAGGCGCGGCTGCGGCAGCGGGCGGTGGCGAAGTTCGGCGCCGAGGACGCGTACCGGATGTTCTTCACGCCCAACGGTGTGGAGCAGGCCACCCGTACATCGGTCGCCGCCCACCGCGCCGGACGGTTCGCCTCGCTCGGCGTACGGAGCGTGGCGGACCTGTGCTGCGGGATCGGCGGCGACGCGATCGCCCTGGCGCGCGCCGGGATCCGGGTGCTCGCCGTGGACCGCGACCCGCTGACCGCCGAGGTCGCCCGCGCCAATGCCGAGGCGCTCGGGCTGGCGGACCTGATCGAGGTCCGGTGCGCCGATGTCACGGAGATCGGCACATCCGCGTACGACGCGGTCTTCGTCGACCCCGCCCGGCGCGGGGGGCGGGGCCGGATCTTCGACCCGGAGGCGTACTCACCGCCGTTGTCGTGGGCGACCGCGGCCGCGCTGAAGGCCCCCAGGGCGGCGCTGAAGATCGCCCCCGGCGTCCCGCACGAGGCGATCGGGCCGCAGGCCGAGGCGGAGTGGATCTCGGACGGCGGCGATGTGAAGGAGGCGGTGCTCTGGTTCGGCGAGGGCTTCACGCCCGGCTCGTACCGGGCCACGCTCCTGCCCTCGGCGGCGACCCTCACTGCGGCGGCCCCGCTGCCCGCCCCGCCGGTCGGCCCGGTCGGCCGCTATCTGTACGAGCCGGACGGCGCGGTCATCCGCGCCCATCTGGTCGCCGACATCGTGGAGCGGTGCGGCGGGCGGCTGATCGACGAGACGATCGCGTACATCACGAGCGACACGGCGTACACCTCGCCGTACACGACGGCGTACGAGATCACCGACCGGCTCCCGTTCGGCATGAAGAAGCTCAAGGCCCTGCTGCGGGAGCGGGAGGTCGGCGTCCTGACCGTCAAGAAGCGCGGTTCGGCCGTCGAACCCGAGGAGCTGCGGCGGCGCATGAAGCTCCAGGGGCCCCATTCGGCCACCGTGTTCCTGACCCGGGTGGCCGGTGCCCCGACGATGCTGATCGGCCACCCCGTCGGCGGGTGA